In Chaetodon trifascialis isolate fChaTrf1 chromosome 4, fChaTrf1.hap1, whole genome shotgun sequence, one DNA window encodes the following:
- the slc44a5b gene encoding choline transporter-like protein 5-B isoform X1, protein MARKTDIPSSYYGEPRKFDPNFRGPVHSRSCTDVVCCVIFIIVILGYIALGTVAWIHGDPRKVVYPTDSHGQFCGHQNTPNANKAILFYFNMLKCANPAVLINLQCPTTQLCVCKCPDRFATLLDAWNTKNWEYYKQFCKPGFEIGSKSIAEVIRDEDCPSMIVPSRPFLQRCFPDFITRNGILTVANQTIFKDGHNNERSVSDLKDAANQVTAMQQGVERGMASLLNAKEVGMKIFEDYANSWDWILMGLVITMLVSLLFILLLRYTAGVLLWLIIFGVITVVGYGIWHCYWEYSTLSGKPGANVTISDIGFHTDFSIYLQLSQTWLIFMISLSVIEAIIVIMLIFLRMRLRIAIALLEEGSRAISYIMSTLFFPVVTFFLLAICIAYWAVTAVFLASSGNAVYKVTPTDDKCMYANLTCSPKTFSQTNITKVCPGSQCMFAFYGGESVYHRYILVLHLCNLFVFLWLVNFTIALGQCTLAGAFASYYWALKKPNDIPACPLYSSFSRAIRYHTGSLAFGSLILAVVQMVRVVLEYLDHKLKGSQNACARFLLCCLKCCFWCLEHFIKFINRNAYIMIAIYGKNFCTSSKDAFFLLMRNVIRVAVLDKVTDFLLFLGKLLISGSVGVLAFFFFTRKIPVIQEEVPSLNYYWVPLLTVIFGSYMIAHGFFNVYAVCVDTLFLCFLWDLEVNDGSADRPFYMNKTLRHILDKKNVKKASRKYRKGGGRRQT, encoded by the exons ATGGCTAGAAAGACGGACATCCCCTCCTCGTACTATG GTGAGCCACGCAAGTTTGACCCGAACTTCAGAGGCCCTGTCCATAGCAG GAGCTGTACTGATGTGGTttgctgtgttattttcatcatcgtcatcctcgGCTACATCGCTCTGGGCACCGTCG CCTGGATTCATGGCGACCCCAGGAAGGTCGTCTATCCAACCGACAGCCACGGTCAGTTCTGTGGCCACCAGAACACCCCCAATGC AAACAAAGCCATATTATTCTACTTCAACATGTTGAAATGTGCCAATCCTGCAGTTTTAATTAACCTCCAGTGCCCTACAACCCAG ctctgcgtCTGCAAGTGCCCTGACAGATTTGCAACTCTCCTGGATGCGTGGAATACCAAAAACTGGGAATATTACAAGCAATTCTGCAAGCCGGGCTTCGAGATTGGCAGTAAG TCCATCGCCGAAGTCATACGAGATGAAGACTGCCCATCTATGATCGTGCCAAGCAGACCTT tcCTTCAGCGGTGCTTCCCTGATTTCATTACAAGAAATGGAATTTTAACTGTAGCCAATCAGACCATCTTCAAAGACGGGCACAATAACGAGAGAAGTGTCAGCGACCTCAAAGATGCTGCCAA CCAAGTAACTGCCATGCAGCAAGGAGTGGAAAG aggTATGGCCAGTCTGCTGAATGCCAAAGAAGTTGGCATGAAGATCTTTGAGGATTATGCAAACTCCTGGGACTGGATCCTCAT gGGTCTGGTGATAACCATGTTGGTCAGCCTGCTCTTTATCCTGCTGCTGCGCTACACTGCTGGTGTGCTCCTGTGGCTCATTATCTTTGGTGTCATCACTGTGGTTGGCTACG GTATCTGGCACTGCTACTGGGAGTACAGTACTCTGAGCGGGAAGCCAGGCGCTAACGTTACCATCTCTGATATTGGCTTCCACACAGACTTCAGCATTTACCTTCAGCTCAGCCAAACGTGGCTCATCTTTA tgatCTCACTTTCTGTGATTGAGGCCATCATTGTGATTATGCTGATTTTTCTGAGGATGAGGCTGCGCATCGCTATTGCATTATTAGAGGAGGGAAGCAG GGCCATCAGCTACATCATGTCCACCCTCTTCTTCCCTGTCGTCACCTTTTTCCTTCTGGCCATCTGCATCGCTTACTGGGCCGTCACTGCAGT CTTCTTAGCATCATCTGGTAACGCAGTCTACAAGGTCACACCTACCGACGATAAATGCATGTATGCCAACCTCACATGCAGTCCAAAG ACCTTCAGTCAGACTAATATTACCAAAGTGTGCCCCGGCTCACAGTGCATGTTTGCCTTCTACGGCGGAGAGAGTGTGTACCACCGCTATATATTAGTCCTCCATCTGTGTAACCTGTTCGTGTTCCTCTGGCTGGTCAACTTCACCATCGCGCTGGGCCAGTGCACCCTGGCCGGGGCCTTCGCGTCCTACTACTGGGCCCTGAAGAAGCCAAACGACATCCCCGCCTGCCCGCTCTACTCTTCTTTTAGCAGAGCCATACG TTACCACACAGGTTCTCTTGCCTTTGGCTCTCTGATCCTTGCTGTGGTGCAGATGGTCCGAGTAGTTCTCGAATACCTGGATCACAAGCTGAAGG GTTCTCAAAATGCCTGCGCTCGATTCCTGCTTTGTTGCCTCAAATGCTGCTTCTGGTGCCTGGAACATTTCATCAAGTTTATAAACAGAAATGCGTACATTATG ATAGCAATATATGGGAAGAACTTCTGCACCTCTTCCAAGGACGCTTTCTTCCTCTTGATGAGGAATGTTATTCG GGTGGCTGTCCTGGACAAGGTGACAGACTTTCTGCTCTTCTTGGGAAAACTGCTTATTTCAGGAAGTGTCG gtgttcttgcatttttcttcttcacacGTAAAATACCAGTAATTCAAGAGGAGGTGCCATCCCTAAATTACTACTGGGTCCCCCTTCTG ACGGTGATATTTGGATCCTACATGATTGCACATGGCTTTTTTAACGTCTATGCCGTGTGTGTGGACACATTGTTCCTGTGCTTTT TGTGGGACCTGGAGGTGAACGACGGCTCTGCCGACCGGCCCTTCTACATGAACAAAACCCTGCGCCACATCCTGGACAAGAAGAACGTCAAGAAGGCCAGCAGGAAATATAGAAAAGGTGGGGGAAGGAGACAGACTTGA
- the slc44a5b gene encoding choline transporter-like protein 5-B isoform X3, translated as MARKTDIPSSYYGEPRKFDPNFRGPVHSRSCTDVVCCVIFIIVILGYIALGTVAWIHGDPRKVVYPTDSHGQFCGHQNTPNANKAILFYFNMLKCANPAVLINLQCPTTQLCVCKCPDRFATLLDAWNTKNWEYYKQFCKPGFEIGSKSIAEVIRDEDCPSMIVPSRPFLQRCFPDFITRNGILTVANQTIFKDGHNNERSVSDLKDAAKGMASLLNAKEVGMKIFEDYANSWDWILMGLVITMLVSLLFILLLRYTAGVLLWLIIFGVITVVGYGIWHCYWEYSTLSGKPGANVTISDIGFHTDFSIYLQLSQTWLIFMISLSVIEAIIVIMLIFLRMRLRIAIALLEEGSRAISYIMSTLFFPVVTFFLLAICIAYWAVTAVFLASSGNAVYKVTPTDDKCMYANLTCSPKTFSQTNITKVCPGSQCMFAFYGGESVYHRYILVLHLCNLFVFLWLVNFTIALGQCTLAGAFASYYWALKKPNDIPACPLYSSFSRAIRYHTGSLAFGSLILAVVQMVRVVLEYLDHKLKGSQNACARFLLCCLKCCFWCLEHFIKFINRNAYIMIAIYGKNFCTSSKDAFFLLMRNVIRVAVLDKVTDFLLFLGKLLISGSVGVLAFFFFTRKIPVIQEEVPSLNYYWVPLLTVIFGSYMIAHGFFNVYAVCVDTLFLCFCEDLERNDGSSSRPYYMSPGLHRILRKGEEGAKLSAAS; from the exons ATGGCTAGAAAGACGGACATCCCCTCCTCGTACTATG GTGAGCCACGCAAGTTTGACCCGAACTTCAGAGGCCCTGTCCATAGCAG GAGCTGTACTGATGTGGTttgctgtgttattttcatcatcgtcatcctcgGCTACATCGCTCTGGGCACCGTCG CCTGGATTCATGGCGACCCCAGGAAGGTCGTCTATCCAACCGACAGCCACGGTCAGTTCTGTGGCCACCAGAACACCCCCAATGC AAACAAAGCCATATTATTCTACTTCAACATGTTGAAATGTGCCAATCCTGCAGTTTTAATTAACCTCCAGTGCCCTACAACCCAG ctctgcgtCTGCAAGTGCCCTGACAGATTTGCAACTCTCCTGGATGCGTGGAATACCAAAAACTGGGAATATTACAAGCAATTCTGCAAGCCGGGCTTCGAGATTGGCAGTAAG TCCATCGCCGAAGTCATACGAGATGAAGACTGCCCATCTATGATCGTGCCAAGCAGACCTT tcCTTCAGCGGTGCTTCCCTGATTTCATTACAAGAAATGGAATTTTAACTGTAGCCAATCAGACCATCTTCAAAGACGGGCACAATAACGAGAGAAGTGTCAGCGACCTCAAAGATGCTGCCAA aggTATGGCCAGTCTGCTGAATGCCAAAGAAGTTGGCATGAAGATCTTTGAGGATTATGCAAACTCCTGGGACTGGATCCTCAT gGGTCTGGTGATAACCATGTTGGTCAGCCTGCTCTTTATCCTGCTGCTGCGCTACACTGCTGGTGTGCTCCTGTGGCTCATTATCTTTGGTGTCATCACTGTGGTTGGCTACG GTATCTGGCACTGCTACTGGGAGTACAGTACTCTGAGCGGGAAGCCAGGCGCTAACGTTACCATCTCTGATATTGGCTTCCACACAGACTTCAGCATTTACCTTCAGCTCAGCCAAACGTGGCTCATCTTTA tgatCTCACTTTCTGTGATTGAGGCCATCATTGTGATTATGCTGATTTTTCTGAGGATGAGGCTGCGCATCGCTATTGCATTATTAGAGGAGGGAAGCAG GGCCATCAGCTACATCATGTCCACCCTCTTCTTCCCTGTCGTCACCTTTTTCCTTCTGGCCATCTGCATCGCTTACTGGGCCGTCACTGCAGT CTTCTTAGCATCATCTGGTAACGCAGTCTACAAGGTCACACCTACCGACGATAAATGCATGTATGCCAACCTCACATGCAGTCCAAAG ACCTTCAGTCAGACTAATATTACCAAAGTGTGCCCCGGCTCACAGTGCATGTTTGCCTTCTACGGCGGAGAGAGTGTGTACCACCGCTATATATTAGTCCTCCATCTGTGTAACCTGTTCGTGTTCCTCTGGCTGGTCAACTTCACCATCGCGCTGGGCCAGTGCACCCTGGCCGGGGCCTTCGCGTCCTACTACTGGGCCCTGAAGAAGCCAAACGACATCCCCGCCTGCCCGCTCTACTCTTCTTTTAGCAGAGCCATACG TTACCACACAGGTTCTCTTGCCTTTGGCTCTCTGATCCTTGCTGTGGTGCAGATGGTCCGAGTAGTTCTCGAATACCTGGATCACAAGCTGAAGG GTTCTCAAAATGCCTGCGCTCGATTCCTGCTTTGTTGCCTCAAATGCTGCTTCTGGTGCCTGGAACATTTCATCAAGTTTATAAACAGAAATGCGTACATTATG ATAGCAATATATGGGAAGAACTTCTGCACCTCTTCCAAGGACGCTTTCTTCCTCTTGATGAGGAATGTTATTCG GGTGGCTGTCCTGGACAAGGTGACAGACTTTCTGCTCTTCTTGGGAAAACTGCTTATTTCAGGAAGTGTCG gtgttcttgcatttttcttcttcacacGTAAAATACCAGTAATTCAAGAGGAGGTGCCATCCCTAAATTACTACTGGGTCCCCCTTCTG ACGGTGATATTTGGATCCTACATGATTGCACATGGCTTTTTTAACGTCTATGCCGTGTGTGTGGACACATTGTTCCTGTGCTTTT GTGAAGACCTGGAGAGGAATGATGGTTCTTCCTCCAGGCCCTACTACATGTCTCCTGGCCTGCACAGGATCCTGCgcaaaggagaggagggtgcCAAACTAAGCGCTGCCTCCTGA
- the slc44a5b gene encoding choline transporter-like protein 5-B isoform X2, translated as MARKTDIPSSYYGEPRKFDPNFRGPVHSRSCTDVVCCVIFIIVILGYIALGTVAWIHGDPRKVVYPTDSHGQFCGHQNTPNANKAILFYFNMLKCANPAVLINLQCPTTQLCVCKCPDRFATLLDAWNTKNWEYYKQFCKPGFEIGSKSIAEVIRDEDCPSMIVPSRPFLQRCFPDFITRNGILTVANQTIFKDGHNNERSVSDLKDAANQVTAMQQGVERGMASLLNAKEVGMKIFEDYANSWDWILMGLVITMLVSLLFILLLRYTAGVLLWLIIFGVITVVGYGIWHCYWEYSTLSGKPGANVTISDIGFHTDFSIYLQLSQTWLIFMISLSVIEAIIVIMLIFLRMRLRIAIALLEEGSRAISYIMSTLFFPVVTFFLLAICIAYWAVTAVFLASSGNAVYKVTPTDDKCMYANLTCSPKTFSQTNITKVCPGSQCMFAFYGGESVYHRYILVLHLCNLFVFLWLVNFTIALGQCTLAGAFASYYWALKKPNDIPACPLYSSFSRAIRYHTGSLAFGSLILAVVQMVRVVLEYLDHKLKGSQNACARFLLCCLKCCFWCLEHFIKFINRNAYIMIAIYGKNFCTSSKDAFFLLMRNVIRVAVLDKVTDFLLFLGKLLISGSVGVLAFFFFTRKIPVIQEEVPSLNYYWVPLLTVIFGSYMIAHGFFNVYAVCVDTLFLCFCEDLERNDGSSSRPYYMSPGLHRILRKGEEGAKLSAAS; from the exons ATGGCTAGAAAGACGGACATCCCCTCCTCGTACTATG GTGAGCCACGCAAGTTTGACCCGAACTTCAGAGGCCCTGTCCATAGCAG GAGCTGTACTGATGTGGTttgctgtgttattttcatcatcgtcatcctcgGCTACATCGCTCTGGGCACCGTCG CCTGGATTCATGGCGACCCCAGGAAGGTCGTCTATCCAACCGACAGCCACGGTCAGTTCTGTGGCCACCAGAACACCCCCAATGC AAACAAAGCCATATTATTCTACTTCAACATGTTGAAATGTGCCAATCCTGCAGTTTTAATTAACCTCCAGTGCCCTACAACCCAG ctctgcgtCTGCAAGTGCCCTGACAGATTTGCAACTCTCCTGGATGCGTGGAATACCAAAAACTGGGAATATTACAAGCAATTCTGCAAGCCGGGCTTCGAGATTGGCAGTAAG TCCATCGCCGAAGTCATACGAGATGAAGACTGCCCATCTATGATCGTGCCAAGCAGACCTT tcCTTCAGCGGTGCTTCCCTGATTTCATTACAAGAAATGGAATTTTAACTGTAGCCAATCAGACCATCTTCAAAGACGGGCACAATAACGAGAGAAGTGTCAGCGACCTCAAAGATGCTGCCAA CCAAGTAACTGCCATGCAGCAAGGAGTGGAAAG aggTATGGCCAGTCTGCTGAATGCCAAAGAAGTTGGCATGAAGATCTTTGAGGATTATGCAAACTCCTGGGACTGGATCCTCAT gGGTCTGGTGATAACCATGTTGGTCAGCCTGCTCTTTATCCTGCTGCTGCGCTACACTGCTGGTGTGCTCCTGTGGCTCATTATCTTTGGTGTCATCACTGTGGTTGGCTACG GTATCTGGCACTGCTACTGGGAGTACAGTACTCTGAGCGGGAAGCCAGGCGCTAACGTTACCATCTCTGATATTGGCTTCCACACAGACTTCAGCATTTACCTTCAGCTCAGCCAAACGTGGCTCATCTTTA tgatCTCACTTTCTGTGATTGAGGCCATCATTGTGATTATGCTGATTTTTCTGAGGATGAGGCTGCGCATCGCTATTGCATTATTAGAGGAGGGAAGCAG GGCCATCAGCTACATCATGTCCACCCTCTTCTTCCCTGTCGTCACCTTTTTCCTTCTGGCCATCTGCATCGCTTACTGGGCCGTCACTGCAGT CTTCTTAGCATCATCTGGTAACGCAGTCTACAAGGTCACACCTACCGACGATAAATGCATGTATGCCAACCTCACATGCAGTCCAAAG ACCTTCAGTCAGACTAATATTACCAAAGTGTGCCCCGGCTCACAGTGCATGTTTGCCTTCTACGGCGGAGAGAGTGTGTACCACCGCTATATATTAGTCCTCCATCTGTGTAACCTGTTCGTGTTCCTCTGGCTGGTCAACTTCACCATCGCGCTGGGCCAGTGCACCCTGGCCGGGGCCTTCGCGTCCTACTACTGGGCCCTGAAGAAGCCAAACGACATCCCCGCCTGCCCGCTCTACTCTTCTTTTAGCAGAGCCATACG TTACCACACAGGTTCTCTTGCCTTTGGCTCTCTGATCCTTGCTGTGGTGCAGATGGTCCGAGTAGTTCTCGAATACCTGGATCACAAGCTGAAGG GTTCTCAAAATGCCTGCGCTCGATTCCTGCTTTGTTGCCTCAAATGCTGCTTCTGGTGCCTGGAACATTTCATCAAGTTTATAAACAGAAATGCGTACATTATG ATAGCAATATATGGGAAGAACTTCTGCACCTCTTCCAAGGACGCTTTCTTCCTCTTGATGAGGAATGTTATTCG GGTGGCTGTCCTGGACAAGGTGACAGACTTTCTGCTCTTCTTGGGAAAACTGCTTATTTCAGGAAGTGTCG gtgttcttgcatttttcttcttcacacGTAAAATACCAGTAATTCAAGAGGAGGTGCCATCCCTAAATTACTACTGGGTCCCCCTTCTG ACGGTGATATTTGGATCCTACATGATTGCACATGGCTTTTTTAACGTCTATGCCGTGTGTGTGGACACATTGTTCCTGTGCTTTT GTGAAGACCTGGAGAGGAATGATGGTTCTTCCTCCAGGCCCTACTACATGTCTCCTGGCCTGCACAGGATCCTGCgcaaaggagaggagggtgcCAAACTAAGCGCTGCCTCCTGA